The following proteins are encoded in a genomic region of Zea mays cultivar B73 chromosome 9, Zm-B73-REFERENCE-NAM-5.0, whole genome shotgun sequence:
- the LOC100382657 gene encoding Cinnamoyl-CoA reductase 1-like: MTVGDDAAAPGRGQTVCVTGAGGYVGSWIVKLLLERGYAVRGTVRNPDDAKNAHLLALPGAAERLALCKADLLDYGALRAAVAGCHGVFHAASPVTDDPEEMVEPAVRGTRYVIDAAAESGTVRRVVLTSSIGAVAMDPRREPDAVVDESCWSDLDFCKKTKNWYCYGKAAAERAAWEAAAARGVDLVVVVPVLVQGPALQPSVNASLMHVLKYLNGSAKTYANAVQAYVHVRDAADAHVRVFEAPRAAGRYICADAVLHREDVVRTLRKSFPGYPVPERCSDEVNPRKQPYKISNQRLRELGLEFTPAAQALYDTVVCFQEKGILPLPVPAPTPASPDA, translated from the exons ATGACCGTCGGCGACGACGCGGCGGCGCCGGGGCGCGGGCAGACGGTGTGCGTGACCGGCGCCGGCGGCTACGTCGGGTCGTGGATCGTCAAGCTCCTGCTCGAGCGGGGCTACGCCGTCCGCGGCACCGTGCGCAACCCTG ACGACGCGAAGAACGCGCACCTGCTGgcgctccccggcgcggcggagcGGCTGGCGCTGTGCAAGGCCGACCTGCTCGACTACGGCGCGCTGCGGGCGGCCGTCGCCGGCTGCCACGGCGTCTTCCACGCCGCGTCGCCGGTCACCGACGACCCG GAGGAGATGGTGGAGCCGGCGGTGCGGGGGACGCGGTACGTCATCGACGCGGCGGCCGAGTCCGGCACGGTCCGCCGCGTCGTCCTGACGTCGTCGATCGGCGCGGTGGCCATGGACCCCCGCCGCGAGCCGGACGCCGTCGTCGACGAGTCGTGCTGGAGCGACCTCGACTTCTGCAAGAagaccaag AACTGGTACTGCTACGGCAAGGCTGCGGCGGAGCGGGCGGcgtgggaggcggcggcggcgcgcggggtggacctggtggtggtggtgccggTGCTGGTGCAGGGCCCGGCGCTGCAGCCGTCGGTGAACGCCAGCCTGATGCACGTGCTCAAGTACCTGAACGGGTCCGCCAAGACGTACGCCAACGCGGTGCAGGCGTACGTGCACgtccgcgacgccgccgacgcgcacGTCCGCGTCTTCGAGGCGCCCCGCGCCGCCGGCCGCTACATCTGCGCCGACGCCGTGCTCCACCGCGAGGACGTCGTCCGCACCCTCCGCAAGTCCTTCCCGGGCTACCCCGTCCCGGAGAG GTGCTCTGACGAGGTGAACCCGAGGAAGCAGCCGTACAAGATCTCCAACCAGCGGCTGAGGGAGCTGGGCCTGGAGTTCACCCCGGCGGCGCAGGCGCTGTACGACACCGTCGTGTGCTTCCAGGAGAAGGGCATCCTCCCTCTCCCTGTCCCCGCCCCAACGCCGGCGTCACCGGACGCCTGA
- the LOC103637981 gene encoding formin-like protein 6, producing MEPFVAAQGLVIVLQRSHARAYDDPLNKPNVQTTKNLRENKSTGAELPSLLPPAPPPSVPPPRYIATTGSTARNVSSLPDSSSPTRFGYPAGRRVLCPVPASAAGRMSLFRRLFYRRPPDGLVEISGNILVFDHCYSTDLLEEDELMPYIGGILKQLLGRHSIDSFMVFNFEGSKKDNQIASIFSYYDMSVMGYPRNYEGCPLLTMEMIHHFLRSSESWLSLSQDNFLLIHAEHGGWPILAFALAALLVYLKRYNDERKALEAVCKQAPDGLAEFFSPLDPVPSQLRYLKYVSKRHKSLESWPPVDRMLNLNCIIIRKVPNFDGQGGCRPIFRIYGLDPLAPNDRGTKLLFLTPKTSDFVQLYTQEDCEIIKVNVHCPVQGDIVIECVSLDEDFEHEVMMFRAMFSTAFIEDNLLVLDRNEIDILWDTKHRFPVDFRVEVIFSDMEIGTAVHKSGLSSEEKESLSKVGDAFSHLEWSSKSVHITNEDSKQKGLQTEHDGFEKIPLEETGTSSASAGNSSRTVQIHHIEPAENHSSLASVHSSPEPEASGSGPNFQGGQLSNDTSAQEEHEVDDTKVEPNPEIPRDAEAGDADAAATAAEWSDNNSDVFLSDTHTPSSSTPSSPPKFDEDILEAGMVGTRSQLTELKI from the exons ATGGAACCATTCGTCGCCGCGCAGGGGCTCGTGATCGTGCTACAGCGGTCGCACGCACGCGCCTACGACGACCCGTTAAACAAACCAAACGTCCAAACCACCAAAAACCTCCGAGAAAACAAATCCACCGGCGCGGAGTTGCCCTCCTTGCTGCCACCAGCACCACCTCCATCCGTCCCTCCTCCCCGATATATCGCCACCACCGGCTCTACTGCTCGTAACGTCTCCTCCCTGCCCGACTCCTCCTCCCCCACAAGGTTCGGCTACCCGGCGGGGCGGCGCGTTCTCTGTCCGGTTCCTGCGTCGGCGGCCGGGCGGATGTCCCTGTTCCGGCGGCTGTTTTACCGGCGGCCGCCCGATGGGCTCGTCGAGATCTCCGGCAACATCCTCG TATTTGACCACTGTTACTCCACGGATTTGTTGGAAGAAGACGAGCTAATGCCATACATTGGAGGAATTTTAAAACAGCTACTTGGCCGCCACTCTATCGACTCATTCATGGTATTCAACTTTGAGGGAAGCAAGAAGGACAATCAAATTGCCAGCATTTTCTCATACTATGACATGTCTGTGATGGGTTACCCACGTAACTATGAAGGGTGCCCCTTGCTCACCATGGAGATGATTCACCATTTTCTGAGATCGAGTGAAAGCTGGCTCTCATTAAGCCAGGACAACTTTCTGCTAATACATGCAGAACATGGTGGATGGCCAATTCTTGCTTTTGCATTGGCAGCCTTATTGGTTTACCTCAAAAGGTATAATGATGAGAGGAAAGCTCTGGAGGCAGTCTGCAAACAGGCACCTGATGGGTTAGCTGAGTTTTTTTCACCACTGGACCCAGTGCCTTCTCAGCTGAGATATTTGAAGTATGTGTCAAAACGGCACAAATCACTAGAATCATGGCCTCCTGTTGACAGAATGCTGAATCTGAACTGTATAATAATCAGGAAGGTGCCAAATTTTGATGGGCAAGGGGGATGTAGACCAATATTCCGCATTTATGGCCTAGATCCCCTTGCACCTAATGACAGGGGTACTAAACTTCTCTTTTTGACCCCAAAGACAAGTGATTTTGTCCAGCTCTATACACAG GAAGACTGTGAGATAATCAAGGTTAATGTTCATTGTCCTGTTCAAGGAGACATTGTGATTGAGTGTGTTAGTCTGGATGAGGACTTTGAACATGAAGTTATGATGTTCAGAGCCATGTTTAGCACAGCTTTTATTGAAGACAACTTGTTGGTACTTGATAGGAACGAGATTGATATTCTGTGGGACACAAAACACCGGTTTCCTGTGGACTTCAGAGTTGAG GTTATATTTTCTGATATGGAAATAGGCACAGCAGTTCACAAATCAGGGTTATCTAGCGAGGAGAAAGAAAGCCTTTCCAAGGTTGGTGATGCCTTCAGCCATCTGGAATGGTCAAGCAAAAGCGTTCACATCACAAACGAAGATTCAAAACAGAAGGGATTACAGACAGAACACGATGGCTTCGAAAAAATACCTCTAGAGGAAACAGGAACCAGCAGCGCATCAGCTGGAAACAGCAGCAGAACTGTCCAGATTCATCACATAGAACCTGCTGAAAACCATTCTTCTCTTGCCAGTGTGCATTCTTCTCCAGAACCTGAGGCTTCTGGTTCTGGACCGAACTTTCAAGGAGGTCAACTCTCCAATGATACATCTGCACAGGAGGAACACGAAGTGGATGACACCAAAGTCGAACCCAATCCAGAAATCCCCCGAGATGCAGAAGCTGGTGATGCTgatgccgccgccaccgccgcagaATGGTCTGACAACAACTCGGATGTGTTCCTATCAGACACGCACACGCCCTCGAGCAGCACGCCGTCTAGTCCCCCAAAGTTCGACGAAGACATCCTGGAGGCTGGTATGGTTGGAACTCGATCACAGCTCACTGAACTGAAGATATAA